Proteins encoded together in one Mobula birostris isolate sMobBir1 chromosome 9, sMobBir1.hap1, whole genome shotgun sequence window:
- the slc35e3 gene encoding solute carrier family 35 member E3 isoform X2, whose amino-acid sequence MAALEILKLRDSGRLTLGLLVNLMASICIVLVNKWIYVEYGFPNMSLTLVHFVMTGVGLWLCQALGVFYPKSLRPSRILLLALSFCGFVVFANLSLQNNTIGTYQLAKAMTTPVIIGIQTFYYKKTFSTRIKLTLIPITLGVVLNSYFDVQFNFLGILFATLGVLVTSLYQVWVGAKQHELQVNSMQLLYYQAPMSSAILMFVVPFFEPVIGEGGIFGKWSGTAVHSILLK is encoded by the exons ATGGCGGCCTTGGAGATTCTGAAGCTGCGCGACAGCGGGCGCCTGACGCTCGGGCTGCTGGTCAACCTTATGGCCTCCATCTGCATCGTCTTGGTCAACAAGTGGATCTACGTGGAGTACGGCTTCCCCAACATGAGCCTAACCCTGGTGCACTTCGTCATGACCGGCGTGGGCCTGTGGCTCTGCCAGGCGCTCGGCGTCTTCTACCCCAAGAGCCTGCGGCCCAGCCGGATCCTGCTGCTGGCGCTCAGTTTCTGCGGCTTTGTCGTCTTCGCCAACCTGTCCCTGCAGAACAACACCATCGGCACCTACCAGCTGGCCAAGGCCATGACCACACCGGTCATTATAGGCATCCAGACCTTCTACTACAAGAAGACTTTCTCCACCAGGATAAAACTGACATTG aTCCCTATTACGTTGGGTGTAGTTCTCAACTCTTACTTTGATGTGCAGTTTAATTTTCTAGGAATACTTTTTGCAACTCTTGGTGTTTTGGTTACCTCTCTATATCAAGTG tGGGTAGGAGCCAAGCAACATGAACTACAGGTGAATTCTATGCAGCTCTTATACTACCAGGCTCCAATGTCCTCTGCCATCCTGATGTTTGTCGTTCCTTTTTTTGAGCCAGTGATTGGAGAGGGAGGAATTTTTGGgaaatggtctggtacagcagtg